Proteins encoded together in one Leptospira bourretii window:
- a CDS encoding peptide chain release factor family protein → MEVLGISEKDLNERFIQSGGKGGQNVNKVATAVHLVHIPSGKQIKCSVYRTQGLNRYKARDLLCLELERELDPTKSESSIQKLRKKKQNKYRKAIKKKLEKEKLEWNDPM, encoded by the coding sequence ATGGAAGTACTAGGAATTTCTGAAAAAGATCTAAACGAACGATTCATTCAGTCCGGTGGTAAGGGTGGACAAAACGTAAATAAAGTTGCCACGGCAGTGCATTTGGTTCATATACCTTCGGGTAAACAAATCAAATGTTCCGTCTATAGAACCCAAGGTCTCAATCGTTATAAAGCGAGAGATTTGTTATGTTTGGAATTAGAAAGAGAATTGGATCCAACAAAGTCTGAATCCTCTATTCAAAAACTTCGTAAGAAAAAACAAAACAAATATCGTAAGGCTATCAAAAAGAAATTGGAGAAAGAAAAACTGGAATGGAACGATCCTATGTAA
- a CDS encoding PP2C family protein-serine/threonine phosphatase produces MERSYVKRIFISLFPFFCSVSCFDSFLPYQSLKWSHEWEFRFLTEEELVGFRPAIEDLSLEYQHYSIPYISLEKPMPKYLSARIRFRDRFGYEEPALLLRGLVTFFDSYCGETKLQTQFFRVPSQDPSTTQPLIVYNRSFIPIVPLPKECLGNYIYIVFFSDGILPIGFSEPPLFGDPTDHYKAIANRTQSFASLGFFFLILGLFSFYLYERRKKKQLLAFTWFSSISGIHFLSQSGFFGLFYYDSIHPSFIIFILTLFLIPISCLYFFEKLVGSGRWNVIRMMWQFHVLFSIVILTLAFTDTISMSVGILTFVWLCLPTLVIQIIVAWGQVVLRKPKASLLVIGASALFVLNAHDILSSLGILDSVPRASHWGFFIFVVCLTLYGENLFRNSEIKYGTLQREIVTAARIQSAILPPSAPHWDQMDISVHYQPSHEVGGDFYDFQALGGRKFGILIADVVGHGLGASIIASLSKFAFFKAYKHWSNPSFLLSAMNEDLVKKSFGRFTTATYFYIDLESRKFMVSSAGHPSFFHWKSESNELVEIKPKGKPLGIMPGLTYGEEEYPFKVGDQFLFYTDGLTEEENADRLEYGEKRLAKSFLETIAKQSINPMTSLLENFHYFTGLSGAPHDDITIIHLHVKA; encoded by the coding sequence ATGGAACGATCCTATGTAAAACGAATCTTCATTTCCCTATTTCCCTTTTTTTGTTCTGTATCTTGTTTTGATTCATTTCTCCCTTATCAATCTCTAAAATGGTCCCATGAATGGGAATTTCGATTTCTCACAGAAGAGGAGTTAGTTGGTTTTCGTCCGGCCATAGAAGATCTTTCTCTCGAATACCAACACTATTCTATTCCTTACATCAGTTTGGAAAAACCAATGCCCAAATATCTTTCTGCCCGGATCCGTTTCCGGGATCGTTTTGGGTATGAAGAACCAGCACTGTTATTGCGTGGACTTGTTACTTTTTTTGATTCCTATTGTGGAGAGACGAAGTTACAAACCCAGTTTTTTCGTGTCCCATCCCAAGATCCATCGACCACCCAACCTTTGATTGTTTACAATCGGAGTTTTATTCCTATTGTACCTTTGCCCAAAGAATGTTTGGGAAATTATATTTATATTGTCTTTTTTTCAGATGGAATTTTGCCGATTGGTTTCTCCGAACCTCCTTTGTTTGGTGATCCCACTGACCACTACAAAGCAATTGCCAATCGGACTCAGTCATTTGCTTCACTTGGATTTTTCTTTTTGATTTTGGGCCTTTTTTCTTTTTATCTTTATGAAAGGAGAAAGAAAAAACAATTATTGGCTTTCACTTGGTTTTCGTCCATTTCAGGAATTCATTTTTTATCCCAGTCTGGATTTTTTGGACTTTTTTATTACGATTCCATTCATCCTAGTTTTATCATTTTTATCCTTACTTTGTTTTTAATTCCCATCAGTTGTTTGTATTTTTTTGAAAAGTTGGTTGGATCGGGTCGTTGGAATGTCATTCGGATGATGTGGCAGTTTCATGTTTTGTTTTCTATTGTGATTCTAACCTTAGCATTTACTGATACGATTTCTATGTCCGTTGGGATATTAACATTTGTTTGGTTGTGTTTGCCAACCCTGGTCATCCAGATCATTGTGGCTTGGGGGCAAGTTGTTTTACGAAAACCAAAAGCCAGTTTACTTGTCATTGGTGCATCGGCGTTATTTGTCCTGAATGCACACGATATTTTATCCTCGCTTGGAATTTTAGATTCAGTTCCAAGAGCATCTCACTGGGGATTTTTTATTTTTGTGGTTTGTCTTACACTTTATGGAGAAAATTTGTTTCGGAATTCGGAAATAAAGTATGGAACTCTACAAAGAGAAATTGTCACAGCGGCAAGAATCCAAAGTGCCATCCTTCCTCCTTCCGCTCCTCATTGGGACCAAATGGATATTTCTGTCCACTACCAACCATCTCATGAAGTCGGTGGGGACTTTTACGACTTTCAAGCATTAGGTGGTAGAAAATTTGGAATTCTGATTGCTGATGTAGTGGGGCATGGACTCGGTGCTTCCATCATTGCTTCTCTTTCCAAATTTGCTTTTTTTAAAGCATACAAACATTGGTCGAACCCTTCGTTTTTACTATCAGCAATGAACGAGGATTTGGTGAAAAAATCTTTTGGTCGATTCACAACTGCCACTTACTTTTATATCGATTTGGAATCGAGGAAGTTTATGGTTTCGAGTGCCGGCCATCCTTCTTTTTTTCATTGGAAATCCGAATCAAATGAACTTGTCGAAATCAAACCCAAAGGAAAACCACTCGGAATTATGCCTGGACTTACCTATGGGGAAGAGGAATATCCATTTAAGGTTGGTGATCAGTTTTTATTTTATACAGACGGGTTAACGGAAGAAGAAAATGCCGACCGGTTAGAGTACGGAGAAAAACGTCTTGCCAAATCCTTTTTGGAAACGATCGCCAAACAATCGATAAATCCCATGACTAGTTTACTAGAAAACTTTCATTACTTTACAGGCCTTTCTGGGGCACCGCATGATGATATCACAATCATTCATTTGCATGTAAAAGCATAA